The stretch of DNA ATcgaagaaaataaaataaaataaaattacccatcactgccattatgataaaaatcggCCCAAAATACCACTTTGTTTGACTAAATATAGCCCAACATGCCATTATAAAGAAACTAATCCAATTAATGACatactgccattatgataaaaatcggCCCAAAATACCATTGTGTCTAACTAAATATAGCCTACCATGCCATTATAAAGGAACTAATCCAATATGTAACATAGTAACGAGACTCCAAACGACTAGCATTGAGTAAGCTAGGAGATTCTTAAAAATTACTATTATAATTTTTAATTCCTTTTTTCTACAGGCATAAACATTGATAAATAAAATTCCGAACAAGCTTCAGAAAAATATTTGCACCCCACAGCACCACATTGGAAAAAGTGGAAAAGTTGTAGCCTCACAGTTTACCGATAAATACTATTGTTTTAGTTGAATAAttgtaatattatttttagCATACAATCAAAACATATACTGACAAAGTTAATATGTGTTCTATTTACAAACATTTGAGTCAAAAGTCATGTTGAGACTAATAAATGGTGCTGAAAAAATCAGAAACAACCTTATGTCAACCATTATTGATCTCACTATCTTAGTCAAATCAGTTGCAGCATATTTAAATTGATTAAATAAGTACCTAAGGCTAAGAGATGAACAAAATAGGTGCACTAAAACCATATTCCATTGAAAACGATAAGGGGAtgagaaaaaataagaaaaaagaaaaatgagaaaaaggaaaggcCATAAGCTAGCGCAGATACGGAGTGGACGGCGCGGAGGAGTGGAGTGTGGAGTGTGGAAGAACTATTATTGGATTAGGGGCTACAACAAAGAAATGAATGGTTGGAGGTGAATAGGATTCACACGCTCTATCGATTCTATAAATTAAGCTAGGAATGAGAGAGTAAACATCTTCTTTTTGTCTCTCCCCTTGATCAACCAAGATAACAGCAAACAAGAAACAGCAATACTAGTAGGTGAGTACGAGGAAGACGCCAAGAAGCTACCACAAATCATTGACTTAGaatccaaattaaataaataaaacattACACTACAACATTAACTAACTGTAACACATAAACTTAAAAAAATGCTCAAAAAATTTCTTATGTCAAAAATAATACTAACTCCAAATGAATAATAATCTGTTTGCCATTGACGTGATCctcaaaacacaactttgagtactattaaaaaatttacactttagtgaaactaaatattttttaatcaacGTATACAACAACAAACTTAGAACTATCTCAAAATGGTATCCAATTCAAACCTAGAAGgagtatgaaaataaaatcaaattaTTGATCCTCAAAATAACTTTAATAGATCTTGATTTTTGTCAACAAAAAATTGCTTTATGAAAGCCGATAAAAAGGGCAACTTTAAATATACTTACACCTAGCcgcacaaataataaatataaataattaaataatttaaaatgTAACATTAGAGATAGTAACATCTAGCCGCGCATAGCCTTCCTAGTTAGCTAGTATTAGGGAAGATCTTCATTTCTTATTTACTGTTTACAGGAACAGAAGCTCTATTTGCTAATCTCGGATACTTCAGCATTAGATCCATTCAGGTATGCGGTAGACAAGCAACATGTCATCGTTGTGTCTTAGTACTACTTAATTTTCAATTAAGTTAGTAGGCATGTATTATCATCGTACTGAGCAAAATTACTTTTGGAACTTAATTTTCAGTTAAGCTTTAGCTTTGGGTTACTGCCGTCCGTATTGCTAACTTACATCGGGCAAGCAGCATACTTAAGGAAGCATCCAGAACATTTTGATGATATTTTCTATAGATCAGTTCCAAGTAAGCACATATTTTGAATAACACGCATCTTTCATTCCATTATGAACATCTGTTCTGAAAATTAATGAGTTGTATGTGCTCTTCGTTGCTGTCAATTCAGGCACTCTGTTTTGGCCGACATTTATCTTGGCGATCGCGGCATCCATCATAGGAAGCCAAGCAATGATCTCGTGTGCCTTCGCAACGGTTTCGCATCTACAAACACTCAGTTGCTTCCCGAGGGTCAAGATACTGCACACGTCGAGGCGATTTCACGGGCAACTGTATGTTCCTGAAGTCAACTTGCTGCTGTGCGTAGCTGCTTGTCTCGTAACTGTCAGTTTCAAGACAACGACCATCATCGGAAAAGCTCATGGTAAGAACAGTGTGGTACAAACATTACCAAAACACTTACTACTGTATTATAAAAGCATCATCTCTAACCGTGTCCATGCGTCTTCGTGATCGACGCGAGCAGAAATCTGTGTCATCCTTGTGATGATCATCACGACGCTGCTGATGACGATCGTGATGCTCTTGGTCTGGAAAATCAGTATCTGGTGGATCGCGCTCTTCTTCGTCGTCTACATTCCGATAGAGTCCGTCTACCTATCGTCAGTGTTGTACAAGTTCACCCATGGACCGTACGTCCCGGTGGCCATGTCGGCAGTGTTGATGGTGGTGATGATTGTTTGGCACTATGTCCACGCCAAACGGTACAAATATGAGCTGAAGCACACACTGTCCCCTACAAGGGCTAAAGAACTGCTCGAGCAGCATGATCTGAAGAGGGTCTCTGGAGTTGGGCTGTTCTACACTGAGCTGGTGCAAGGCATCCCACCCATCTTCCCTCACCTCATCGAGAAGATCCCCACCATTCACTCGGTCCTTGTCTTCGTCTCCATCAAGCACTTGCACGTTCCCCATGTCGATGCCTCAGAGCGCTTCCTCTTCCGGCAAGTAGAGCCCAGGGAGTACAAGGTGTTCCGATGCGTGGCACGGTATGGGTACCGGGACTCCCTTGATCAGGAGGCAGAAGGCTTTGTCCATGCGCTTGTCGAGTCTCTCCAGTACTACATACGAGACGTCAACCTCTACTCTGCAGATGAGGTGCAGAGTATGAGCTACCCAATCTCTCGCGACCAGAGCTTATCTCGGGAGAAGCCTTCTGGACGGCATGCCATCTATGCTGAGGAGATGATCACGCCAATCCAATCCTTCTCCGAGCTGACAACACTGTCAAATGGTCTGAGCAACCGCCTTCCACAGATTCAGGTAGCTGATTAATTTAGCTgagttttttttgtgtgtgttttaTACTTTTATTTTAGTACATTGTAAAACTGATGGGAGTTGATGAGCAGGCATCAAAGATGAACATCGTTGAGTTAGCGAGGATTGAGGAGGAACAGAAGTTCATCCAGAGAGAAACAGAGAAAGGTGTGGTGTACATCCTCGGGGAGACTGAGGTGGTGGCAAGGCCTCAGTCCTCGCTCCTTAAGAAGATCGTCGTGAACTACGTATACTCCTTTTTAAGGAAGAACTTCATGCAGGGAGAGAAGATGCTATCGATTCCCCATGGCAAGCTACTGAAAGTCGGAATCTCATACGAAATTTAGGCGAACACCTTTCCGGTTTGATGGTTTAGTTGTGTATGCCAATCGCCAAACTGTCAAAAGGTTGGGAAAGAAGCAGCCACTGGCACAGCAGCTGGGATCTGCGTATATATACTTGTTCATGCAGGGATGATCTGTAAGATAGTGGTACGGTCGTGTAACGTGTAGAAGAGTCAACATGATGCAATGATGCTACAGATGGACCATTTTGGTTCACGTGTGACTAGCACTGGTGTGCTCTAAAAAACTGAATATTTTCAATGCATCACATACTACGTTTTATCTGTACTTTCTGTGTACATATTTGGGAGTGGTTCTCTTCTATTTGTACCATGCCATTTTTGTAATGAAGTCCTCGTTTAGTTGCgggtgtaaagtttttgaaataaattttttaaacatttgaagtactaaatagtAAATacagactaatcacaaaattaattacaatatgtaaactacgagacgaatttaatgagcctaattaatccgtcattagcgcatggttactgtagcaatttagtgtctaatcatgacctaattaggctcattagattcgtctcgtaatttacaagcaaactatgcaaataattatttatttcgtctagatttaatacttcatacatgtaaaattctcattcgatgtgatatatttggaatttgaattttgcaactaaacaaggccgaaGTCTAAATTGGGCACAAACTGAAATCCGGGTGGGCTGCAGAATCAGGCCCACAAATGCACTGGGTTGTTTTGGATGTGCATTGTATTGGGCTTTTGGCTGTGCCCTGGCTGTCAAAGTCCAGTTCATGCATGAATTTGTGTTTGGCCTGCCTTCTCCAACTCGGGCTGGTCGTGCTGCCTCTAGTAGCCGGCAAACAAAAGAGTTGCGTCTCGTTCCCCTGCTACAGGCGACTTCCAGACGATTCTCGCTCCCACCGCCGGATTCGCTggctctcctcgccgccggtggtctCTGTGTCGCCGGTGAGCTTGGAGAGCCAGCGATCCGGTGGGTGGTGTACATATCCCCTCCTATTAGAGTACATCTAGctaggttagggttagggtccTTCGCTTTGATGATGGCGACATGAAGGCAAGTTCACCCCGGTGGCCTGGGGTTCAGGCGACCGGTGCTTTTGTCCCTCCAGAGCATCTTCGGCGACTGCGGCATTGGTGGCGGGTCTTTTGGAGATTTAGCTGTGAGGTATGTCTATTCCTACCTTGAGAAATCGGGTTGCAGTCTGATTCCCACCTGTTTTGGTGGTTTATCTTCCCTTCGGGTTTACCCGTCGTCTGGTGATTCGGGGTCGCCTGCGAACCTTGAGGCGGCTAACCCCATGTCTCCCGACGATGTGATGGCCACTAGCCATCTTCCTCAGCCAGAGCGTTCAACGATTCCAGTGCACATCGACAACTTCGATGTGCTAATCCTGATGACAACGGAAAAGTATGAAGTTTCTTCGTTGGGATGGAGTTCGGTTTCAAGTTGCATGCTTGATGTGTTTCCCCTCCAACTTCTGGTGCGATGGGAGCTCGTCGGGTGGCTGCCCCGAACGCCGATGACGAAGACCACCGGGAAGACCTTGCAAGGACTGAGTtgtatttttcctttctttcaagGGTGTCTTTGTAAGGAATGGAATGTAAATTTTAAGAACTATATGTGAAATAAAAAAGCtcggtttctcaaaaaaaaaagaacctaATAAATACCATTTCATCTTGATTTGTTGAGTTCTTTGCATTTGGATGTTCAAAGAGAAAACTACACATATGTTACTGAAGTAc from Panicum virgatum strain AP13 chromosome 9K, P.virgatum_v5, whole genome shotgun sequence encodes:
- the LOC120650497 gene encoding potassium transporter 21-like; translation: MVLAGERDDDDGRRLEVVADVESGGLDVASLPSSAVDRQDSLFREAVRGDHHVGAAGHSEQDSWWRTLRLAFQCVGILYGDVGTSPLYVYSATFDHGVGHPDDVLGVLSLIIYSFVLFTVIKIVFVALHANDNGDGGTFALYSLISRYAKVSLIPNHQSEDELVSGYSKHGKPSATLRRANWLKNLLETSKSAKISLFLLTILAIAMVISDAVLTPPISVLSAVGGLREKVPGLTTDQIVWITVAILVVLFAIQRFGTDKVGYSFAPIILLWLLLIGGVGLYNLIKYDVGVLRSFNPKYIIDYFRRNKKEGWVSLGDILLVFTGTEALFANLGYFSIRSIQLSFSFGLLPSVLLTYIGQAAYLRKHPEHFDDIFYRSVPSTLFWPTFILAIAASIIGSQAMISCAFATVSHLQTLSCFPRVKILHTSRRFHGQLYVPEVNLLLCVAACLVTVSFKTTTIIGKAHEICVILVMIITTLLMTIVMLLVWKISIWWIALFFVVYIPIESVYLSSVLYKFTHGPYVPVAMSAVLMVVMIVWHYVHAKRYKYELKHTLSPTRAKELLEQHDLKRVSGVGLFYTELVQGIPPIFPHLIEKIPTIHSVLVFVSIKHLHVPHVDASERFLFRQVEPREYKVFRCVARYGYRDSLDQEAEGFVHALVESLQYYIRDVNLYSADEVQSMSYPISRDQSLSREKPSGRHAIYAEEMITPIQSFSELTTLSNGLSNRLPQIQASKMNIVELARIEEEQKFIQRETEKGVVYILGETEVVARPQSSLLKKIVVNYVYSFLRKNFMQGEKMLSIPHGKLLKVGISYEI